A stretch of DNA from Acinetobacter sp. C26M:
GGGATTTGTTGTTTAATAATATCTGTTCATTTATCAACTTGGTCTTTCCTGTCGCACGAGCCATGTTACCTGAACAGCAGTGGCAGAGCTTATTGGCAGAATTTTTTCAAAAAGCACAATGTCAGTCACCGTTATACAATGACATCTCATTGCAATTTCGAGAATATCTTACAGAACAACAACATCCACTATTACAAGAATATCCTTGGTTAGCAGAGCTATTACAATATGAATGGCTAGAGCTGTATTTAGATACGGTAGAAATCGAAACGCCTATTCTGGCAGAAGACCAAGATTGGCAATTGGCTACCCAAGTTTGGATATTGGCCTATCAATATCCTGTTTATCGCTGGACGGTGACAATGAAGCTTGAGCAGGTGGAACAAGTGCCAAGTGCGATTATGGTATGGCGAGATGATCAGGATCTGGTTTGTATTGAGCCTTTGTCACCTTTATTCGCTGTGATGATCGAGCAGATACAGCAAAATGGCTGTATTGAGCAAGACCTATATCAACTCATCAAAGCAGTACTTCCCGAATTTGTTGAGAAGGAAATTCAACAACAAATCTATGCGTTAAAAGCCTTATTAACTCGGTTAAGATTAATTCATATTCCTCATAATAATGATGAGATACAGGGATGAACTCAGCTTCCGCACATGATCACGATGAACTATTACATCAGTTGCATAATCCTGCTTTTTTACAAGATTTAAGACAGCAGATGCTGAAATTTGCAATTTTACAGTTATCTTCATTGCAACAGGCTGAGGATGTAGTTCAGGAAGCACTGACCAGCGCGTTTCAACATCTGGACTCATTTACAGGACGGGCTGCGTTTAAAACATGGGTTTTTGCGATTCTTAAAAATAAAATTATTGATTTGATTCGACAGAAATCTCGTTTAGTCACAATGAGTGAATTATTTAAGGATGAAGAAAGTGAGCTGAGTATAGATGCACTATTTGATGCCTCAGGACATTGGCATAAATATGAAGCACCACAAGCATGGCAAAGCCCTGAAGAAATGATGGAGCAACACGATTTCTGGATCATTTTTGATGCATGTCTCAATCATTTACCTGCCAAATATGCTCAGGTATTTATGTTGCGTGAAGTCATTGAGCTGAGTTCCAATGAAATTTGTGAAAAGCTTGAACTGACGGTTTCACACTTTAATGTATTGATGTATCGCAGCCGAACCCGACTGCGTGAATGCTTAGAAAACAAATGGTTATTGCAGGAGGATTGCTCATGTTGACATGCCGCCAAGCCACCCAATTATTATCTGAAAAACAGGATAGATCACTTTTTTTGCGAGAGCAGAGCAATTTACAACTACATTTA
This window harbors:
- a CDS encoding zf-HC2 domain-containing protein, which translates into the protein MLTCRQATQLLSEKQDRSLFLREQSNLQLHLLACRSCRRYGKHMKTLSVLSKQFKNVDQ
- a CDS encoding putative DNA-binding domain-containing protein, with translation MKAKQISFHTTQRQFCDWIRDPELEPSQNFAIHRMQVYRDLLFNNICSFINLVFPVARAMLPEQQWQSLLAEFFQKAQCQSPLYNDISLQFREYLTEQQHPLLQEYPWLAELLQYEWLELYLDTVEIETPILAEDQDWQLATQVWILAYQYPVYRWTVTMKLEQVEQVPSAIMVWRDDQDLVCIEPLSPLFAVMIEQIQQNGCIEQDLYQLIKAVLPEFVEKEIQQQIYALKALLTRLRLIHIPHNNDEIQG
- a CDS encoding RNA polymerase factor sigma-70; translated protein: MNSASAHDHDELLHQLHNPAFLQDLRQQMLKFAILQLSSLQQAEDVVQEALTSAFQHLDSFTGRAAFKTWVFAILKNKIIDLIRQKSRLVTMSELFKDEESELSIDALFDASGHWHKYEAPQAWQSPEEMMEQHDFWIIFDACLNHLPAKYAQVFMLREVIELSSNEICEKLELTVSHFNVLMYRSRTRLRECLENKWLLQEDCSC